CATGATCGTTATCAATCACCCGCTGCACGTTTCCCCTTGTGGCGGCATCTTTAGCGGCTTGCTCTGCCTCGGTGGCTGCGTCATCCCAATGCGTCTTGATGGCACGTATAACAAGGGCAGCAAACCGTTCCTGTTCGCGCCTCGGCATCGCCCGGTACCTTTCGATCAGGTCTCGCATCACGTTCCTTTCGTGGGTCGCTTCGCACGCGGGGCGGGGAGCGAGTCACTGCGCCTCACGGGGCGCGACCGGCTAACGCCGTTAAGGATCAGGTCCATCCAGCCCCGCGTCTATGCTGCCACCCGCTCGCGTTCTCTCTGGCGGGCCACCTGTTTTGCCGTCGTCTGCTTTGCCATCGTCTTCGTCCTTCCTCTCCGGGGTCTGGCCGGGCGGGGTTAGCCTTGGGGCTTGGCGAGTGCCGACAGCATTTCAGGGCTTGGCACCATCACTTCGTCCGGCGTGCCGTGGTACTCCCCGGCGGTCCACCTGCGCGGGTTCATTGGTGGCCCATCACAGATTTGGCGGGCCTCTGCCAACCCGTATCGCCCGGCGTCGCGGACCTGCTGCGTGTAGCCCTTCCATTCCGGCCGCCACCACGCGTTATGTTCATTCGACCAGACCAGCCATGGGCCGTCGTTTGGGTTTACCGGCATTGCGTTCGTGTCCTCTGCCATCCTCGTTCCTCTCTCTGTCGCCCCGCCTGCTACGGCGGGGCGGTTGGGGGTCACCTAAAAAATCCAATGACCTTCACGTACCGGGACTCGATGTCGTCAATGCGGCTGATACACCACCGCAACTGCTGTGCATCCCCTTCGTTCATCTTGTCCCGCGTGCGCCGTGCCATCGCCTCCGCGTCATCCTCGCACTTCTGCCACACCTCTTCGGTGCAAGTCACGTCGGGTAGTTTGATGTGGCCGACGAACGCGATGCGGCTATCTGTCTGTCCCATCTCTCTCCTACTCCTCTCCCCGCGTCCGGGGGTGCCGGGGGTTAGCGGGGCTTGTTGGCGGCGATCAGCGACCGCGTGTGACGACAGCGGGGACAACGCAGCACCACACCCGCGTCTGCGTCGCCGCCGAAACATTGGGCCGCACTCCACTCCATCATTTCCCCGCCGCATGGGCAGCGGTGGATGCGGATAACTTCGATCGTCTCCGCCGCTTCGTTCGCGTCCTTCTTCATGGTTGCTCTGTAGGGGTAATGGCTGATCCCGGCAATGGCGAATAGGCCAGCTTCGTTGCCCGCTTCGCCCTGATCTTTTCCACCTTCGTCCAGATGCGAGCCAACTCGACCTCGCCACATTCGTGCATGTCCACGTCGTGCGCGAGACAGAGCGCCGCGAGCGTCACCATCACGCCGCCAACCTCCTGCCGCAGTTCGCCGATGGGTCGCCCGTAAACGTAATCCACCAGCAACAGCACTTCCTCGCGCGTCACACCACCGGCCTGTACCAGTTCCAACGCCTCTTCGATGAACCGATGGCCACGCTCCTGGCGGTTGCTGGATATCTCTGCGCCAAAGCAGGCGAGCATCCACGGCCAGACGCGAGGCTGTAGCGCCTCCCCATCAATCCTCCCCGCCAGCCACCGTTGCTCGGCGTCGGACAGGTGGCGCTTGTTGGCCGAAAAGTCGGCGGCGATACGCTCGCCGGGGGTCGGGGTGTGTGGCATGGTCGGGGGCTCCGTGCTTGGGCGCAGTTCAAATCGCGGAACGAATTTCTGCCCACCGTTCCGCATCTGTCAAAGATTCCCACCGGTCAAAGCGTGCGTTATGTAAGTCAAGTTCGTACTGTCGCGACTCAAGGCATTCGGGGCAGTACCCTTCACGCAGTTCCGGCGTCGGCTCGCCACATCCAGGGCAATCGAAATCGCATCGTGTCGTCGTCTCTGCCATCATCGTCTCCCTTGGTCATCGCCCGCGCGTGGGGGCGGGTGGGGCGATCGCTGCGCGCCCTTCGTTGGTGATTCGGTACTCGCCCCATTGCGTACAACCACGTGCGTCGCGAGGATGATTGATTAGGCCACGATCCTGCATCCGCGAGATGAAGTTCAAGGGCAACTTGGCTTCGTAGTCGGGGCTAAGAATCCACCAGCCGTCATCCATCCTGCCGACGCGCGCACGATCAGACGATTGCAGTACGCCCAGCACTGACTTCTCTCGCCTCGTCAGCCTCATCTCCATCTCCCTTCACGTCCCACCCCCACCGACGCCCGCCACGCAGCGGGGCAAAGTTAAACCGCCATCCGACGTTCTCCATCGAAAGGCGGGGCACGGTCACTTGCTGCCATCCAGAGCTGTTACCTGCGTGGCGTTTTTCACCTCCGCATAGCCCACCAATTCGTAAACGCCAACCTTCAGTGTTTCCCCGTTCTCCACTAGGCATTCGGGGCATTCGTCGGTACGCAGGAACTGGTCACTCGTGCCCTCTTCGTGCCAGTGACCGTAAATCTTCTGCGGCAATTTATTGGTCTGCCGCGACTTCTTGGACTTCTTCATTGCTGCTCCTTTTGAGTGATTGCCGGGATGATGGTGACGATCGTTTCTTCGGCCTTGTCCACGTTCATCGCGCGTAACGTCACGAAGCCTTCCGGCGTCAGCTTTGGTTGTATCTCCGAGATCATCTCCATGTGTTCGTCAAGCTGCCTCTGGACCTCCTCTAACCTCCTTTCCGTCTTGATAAGCCTGTCGACCAGCGCGATGACGAAATCGTCGGCCTTCAAAGCCTCGCCTCTCGCGCCCGTTGTTTTTGTGACCAGTTTTCTACGCATCATTTTTCTTCCTCTCTCGCACTCGTCCCAACGCCCCACGACCGGTGACCTAGCGGCCTTCCGCCTTGGCGTCGTCATCGAAGAACACGCTTGACGGGTAGAACTCTCGGTAAGCGTTTTCCGGCACCGGGCGAAAGCGAGTCGATGTAGCCTGCATTCTTCCGCCGGCGTTGTGCCCCGTCAGCACGCGGCCAACGATCAGGCATACGAGTGATGTGTCGGCTGCCCCGTTAGGGGTCAGGTGGAACGCCTCAACGCGGACCCGTCGCCCGTCTTCGTCCAAGACTTCATCGCCGACACCAATGCCGATTAGGCATGTGCTACTTGCGATCCTCGTTTTGCCATCGGCCATCTCGCTCATCCCATCCACCTTCCTCAGTTAATGCCCCAACGGCGGGGCGTGCGGTCAATGCAGGGGGATCGCGGGTGCTAACGAACCTGCCACGTCCGCAACACGACAGACCCAGCCAGCTGCTCGACACCGACGATTGCAGTTGTTGCCGCCTCATCGTGATTCGACACCCAGACCGCCGTATCGCGCCACATCGTGTACTCGCCGCCCTTGTAACCATCGAACACGCCACCGTCCGCTGCTCGCAGCACGGCGAGCAGTTCGCCCACAGTGACGATTTCGCGGCCGGGCTTGAGTTCACTGGTGTAGCCGATGGCCAGTTCGGAGTAGATGCCGCGCCAGCTGTGGACGCCATCGGGGCGGAAGTACGCGAAGTCAAAGTAGACACTATCGGTGCCATCCTCGCCCGCCAGCGCATCGATCAACTCGCCAAGGTTCATTTGCTTCATGCTGTCCATGTTCCATCCTCTCTGGCCCATCCCACGCCGCCGACGCGGGCTACTTCAATGCAGGGGTGGGAGTCGAACCCACACCGACTTGTGCGTGACGGGCGTCTATAGCCACCCCTTCACGAACCCGCTCTGCCGATTGAGCTACCGCTGCACACGACTTACGGCAGTCGTCGCCATCAATCCCGATCCACTCACAACAGCACTGTGGCTTCACAGGATTCCACGGGCCTTCCGGCCCATCCCACCCGCCGACGCGTCTGGCCAGTGGGCGGGGGTTAATCCTCGTCGTCGTAGTACGTCGGCTCATCCGGTTCACAGCCGCATTCGATGCCGTACTCGTCGCTGAAGGTCTTCCCGCACATCACGCATTTATCGAGCATGCTTTCGCCGGTCCGAATGCAGTCCCCACTGCCACGGCACAGGTCGTCAATGCACGGCTTGCAGTCCTTGGGGCATATTTGCATCCGCTCATCCTCGCTTTCCTTTTAAAGCCCGACGCCCGACCGGTGGGCCAAAAATAGCAGCGTGTTAGTGCAGAATTCGCAGCGTGTTTAGCGCAGTTCGGGCGCTCCGGATCATGGTGTACGTGACATCTGCCAGAGGCGCATTATCGTCCTCGCCATCTTTGGGTGGCGCAAACCGTTGCTCGCAAGCCGAAATCAGGGCGTCGATACAATCCATCGATAACGCCTTGTTCTCATCCCCGGTCCTCCGCGTGCAACCCTGATGAATTTTCCAAACCGTGTAAGTTGTGACGCAATACTTGGCGGCAATCGCCGAGACGGAACCGCCGTTGAGCATTTCCTTTCGAATTAAACCCACGGTCTCTTGGTCAAACTTCGTTCGCCGGTCCTGCCTGTGCCAACTAGTGCCATGCATTTCTCGGTGCAGTTGGTTTTCTGAAGGTGTCACCCATCTCAGGTTTTGCAAACGGTTGTCGCCTGGGCAACCGTTGAGATGCGCTACCTGCATATCTGGTCCGGCGTCCCCGAGAAACGTCAATGCCACAAGACGATGAACCACGTAGTTCTTGGGGCAAGCAAGTCCCTTTTGGACCGTGATGCGAGCGTACCCCTTTCTAGTTGTCCAGCTGCGCAGAACCCGATGGCTTTTTGCATCGCGAACCCGGCCCCCATCAGAAACCTCGTAGCAGGGCACCACCACACAGGTCTTCCATTGCTCTCGCGTAATCTGCAATGTTTCCATACGCCTAATATACGCCAATTATCGTTTGCGTCAAGGGGATAATTGGCGTATTGTTTACGCATGGATACGATCAACCGCATGGGACGACGGAAGCTGAATCGCGAGAAGGCCAACCTCACGCTGCCAAAGGAACTGAAGCGCAAGGCGGGCGAGTTGGCCGACGCTACGGGCAAAGACCTGTCTCGCATCGTGGAAGACCTATTGCAGCCGTACGTCGATAAGCATTGGACGCCCGACATGCACAAAGACGAAGACGCCAAAACCCCGAAGCCCTCCCCCGCCCCCCGCAAGCCCCGGTGAAGGGGCGTCAACGGGGGCGGTCATGACTTGGGAAGGTACTGTTTGAGTTCTTCCTTCAGCACTTGGCCGACTTTGTGACTGACCACCGCGGCGTCGAACCGATCAAAGTTCAGTTCGGGGTTCTTCACTAACTCGACCAGCGCTTCGAGGATGGCCGACTCGCCGCCTGAGTCCCACCGGAAGATGTAGTGATGCTCGCCCTTCACTAATGCCGCGTCGCGTGCCATCACCCACCATCCTTCCCGCCCGCGTGGGGCGTGCTGACCGTCACCGTGCGAACCCGTAGAACAGCGGATCGCCATAATGGTTGTTGCGCTTGGCCGAGAGCATCGGGCGGATTGGAAATTCGTCATCCTTCGGGACCGGCAAGGGCGCCAACAGGCGCAGCGTCTCCGCACCCCGCCTCATGCGGTCGACCGCCTCTCGATGCTTGGCCTCGCGCACGCGCTGCTCCCACCGCAACCGCCGTGGCGACTTCCGCCGCTCGAATCGTGGGAGCCATGGCGCAACGACGACGGTGAGGCCGGATAGGTCCCACGGCGCGACACTCTCGCGCGGGGATGGCGGTGGCAATCGCTTCAGCCGCTTCAGCCGCTCCAGCGCGTCGGCGGTCATGTAGCAGACGTTGCCGCGAACCTCGATGTCCACACGCTCCATGCGTAACTGATCGGCGCGACGGCATTGCTCCGCAGACCGTCGTGCGTCACCCGTAAGGATTGGCCTAAAACCGTGCTTCATCACTCGCTCGCTTTCCCGCCCGTAGGCGTGCTGACCGTTATCTCCACCCGTGGTCGATCCTTATCCTCGAACCGCCGCGCGTGAATCACCGACACCTGCGCGTCGTCGTCCCACGCCACGCCCTTCAATGAATCGAGCGTGCTCTTTAGCGCGTTGTCCAAATCCCCGGCGCGGCGCGGGCGGTACACGTCGATGCTCACTGTCACGTCCTGCCCCTTGGGGATGGGACGCAGGCCCGCCGCTCGTGCCATTGCTGCCGCCTGCGCCTTGAACTGGCGACCGTCTGCCGTCAATACGCGACGGCCCCGCACGGTGGCG
Above is a genomic segment from Tepidisphaeraceae bacterium containing:
- a CDS encoding HNH endonuclease signature motif containing protein; translation: METLQITREQWKTCVVVPCYEVSDGGRVRDAKSHRVLRSWTTRKGYARITVQKGLACPKNYVVHRLVALTFLGDAGPDMQVAHLNGCPGDNRLQNLRWVTPSENQLHREMHGTSWHRQDRRTKFDQETVGLIRKEMLNGGSVSAIAAKYCVTTYTVWKIHQGCTRRTGDENKALSMDCIDALISACEQRFAPPKDGEDDNAPLADVTYTMIRSARTALNTLRILH
- a CDS encoding RusA family crossover junction endodeoxyribonuclease; this encodes MGNITSADYRAHMARMGRDVTPAAPRCPVGPVVLPYPPSTNNLYATVRGRRVLTADGRQFKAQAAAMARAAGLRPIPKGQDVTVSIDVYRPRRAGDLDNALKSTLDSLKGVAWDDDAQVSVIHARRFEDKDRPRVEITVSTPTGGKASE